From a region of the Cucumis sativus cultivar 9930 chromosome 6, Cucumber_9930_V3, whole genome shotgun sequence genome:
- the LOC101209339 gene encoding protein C2-DOMAIN ABA-RELATED 11 isoform X1: protein MFCLFLYLDAAIAMESESLGLLKVLVIQGKKLVIRDFKSSDPYVVVKLGNQTAKTKVINSCLNPVWNEELSFSLTDPVQDLTLEVFDKDRFKSDDKMGHAELSLKPIVSAARLRRALGVSLGATMLRKVIPDTDNCLARDSSISCMEGGGVTQSVWLKLRDVESGEIELKIKFIDQPGPPSR, encoded by the exons ATGTTTTGT CTTTTCTTGTACTTGGATGCGGCCATTGCTATGGAAAGTGAATCGTTGGGATTGCTTAAAGTGCTTGTGATTCAAGGGAAGAAACTAGTGATTCGTGATTTCAAGAGCAGTGATCCTTATGTTGTTGTCAAGTTGGGCAATCAG acAGCAAAGACTAAAGTTATCAATAGCTGCCTGAATCCTGTGTGGAATGAAGAGCTAAGCTTTTCCCTCACCGACCCTGTTCAAGATCTGACATTA GAAGTGTTTGACAAAGATCGGTTCAAGTCAGATGACAAGATGGGACATGCCGAGCTGAGTCTTAAGCCGATAGTTTCTGCTGCTAGGTTGAGACGGGCTCTTGGAGTTTCGTTAGGGGCAACAATGTTAAGAAAAGTTATTCCAGACACTGATAACTGCTTAGCCAGGGACAGCAGCATTAGTTGTATGGAGGGAGGGGGTGTAACACAAAGCGTTTGGTTGAAGCTCCGTGATGTAGAATCTGGTGAAATAGAGCTAAAGATCAAGTTCATTGACCAACCCGGTCCGCCATCTCGATAA
- the LOC101209339 gene encoding protein C2-DOMAIN ABA-RELATED 11 isoform X2: MESESLGLLKVLVIQGKKLVIRDFKSSDPYVVVKLGNQTAKTKVINSCLNPVWNEELSFSLTDPVQDLTLEVFDKDRFKSDDKMGHAELSLKPIVSAARLRRALGVSLGATMLRKVIPDTDNCLARDSSISCMEGGGVTQSVWLKLRDVESGEIELKIKFIDQPGPPSR, encoded by the exons ATGGAAAGTGAATCGTTGGGATTGCTTAAAGTGCTTGTGATTCAAGGGAAGAAACTAGTGATTCGTGATTTCAAGAGCAGTGATCCTTATGTTGTTGTCAAGTTGGGCAATCAG acAGCAAAGACTAAAGTTATCAATAGCTGCCTGAATCCTGTGTGGAATGAAGAGCTAAGCTTTTCCCTCACCGACCCTGTTCAAGATCTGACATTA GAAGTGTTTGACAAAGATCGGTTCAAGTCAGATGACAAGATGGGACATGCCGAGCTGAGTCTTAAGCCGATAGTTTCTGCTGCTAGGTTGAGACGGGCTCTTGGAGTTTCGTTAGGGGCAACAATGTTAAGAAAAGTTATTCCAGACACTGATAACTGCTTAGCCAGGGACAGCAGCATTAGTTGTATGGAGGGAGGGGGTGTAACACAAAGCGTTTGGTTGAAGCTCCGTGATGTAGAATCTGGTGAAATAGAGCTAAAGATCAAGTTCATTGACCAACCCGGTCCGCCATCTCGATAA
- the LOC101209092 gene encoding nudix hydrolase 10, with translation MEQSPTANDVQHVELLDANEDDYGGVIVELDKPMNSEVFVPILRASIANWKQQGKKGVWFKLPIEHSNLVEAIVKEGFEYHHAEPKYLMLVYWIPEGAHTLPVNATHQVGIGALVLNENEEVLVVQEKNGMFRGTGVWKFPTGVVDEGEDICKAAVREVKEETGVDTEFVEVLAFSQTHQALFGKSDLFFVCVLKPLTFEISKQELEIEDAQWMKLKDYTAQPLIQKHGLFNYINNIFIKSIQNQYSGFFPVLTSDVFSSKINLLYLNKNDLNRR, from the exons ATGGAGCAATCCCCAACTGCTAATGATGTTCAACATGTTGAACTACTTGATGCAAATGAGGACGATTATGGAGGCGTTATTGTGGAATTGGATAAGCCTATGAACTCTGAGGTCTTTGTGCCTATCCTTAGAGCTTCAATTGCAAATTGGAAACAACAG GGAAAGAAAGGCGTTTGGTTTAAACTGCCCATCGAGCATTCTAATCTTGTTGAAGCTATTGTTAAG GAAGGATTCGAGTATCACCATGCCGAGCCGAAGTATTTGATGCTAGTATACTGGATACCTGAAGGTGCTCATACACTTCCTGTAAATGCTACTCATCAAGTTGGCATTGGTGCCTTGGTCTTGAACGAAAATGAAGAG GTACTCGTGGTTCAGGAAAAGAATGGAATGTTCCGAGGGACTGGCGTGTGGAAATTCCCCACGGGAGTTGTGGATGAG GGGGAAGATATATGCAAAGCTGCAGTGAGAGAAGTCAAAGAAGAGACTGGT GTCGACACAGAATTTGTGGAAGTTTTAGCATTCAG TCAAACTCACCAAGCACTATTTggaaaatcagatttgttctTCGTTTGCGTGTTGAAACCACTAACCTTTGAAATAAGCAAGCAAGAACTGGAGATAGAGGATGCGCAG TGGATGAAACTCAAGGACTACACCGCTCAACCGTTGATCCAGAAACACggattatttaattacatcaacaacatttttataaaaagtattCAGAATCAATATTCTGGATTTTTTCCTGTGCTCACTTCCGATGTGttttcaagtaaaataaaCCTTTTGTACCTAAACAAAAACGACCTGAACAGGCGGTGA
- the LOC101208851 gene encoding SNF1-related protein kinase regulatory subunit beta-2: protein MGNVNGREDEDGNPSGAEEEDEEVGGRRSSLPDGLSVPPDAHLGYHAGDPPAELMGHSPPQSPRAIPSPLMFTPQVPVVPLPRPDEVHSSSQSWMHNSSWFDEVGSEQGIPTMITWSHGGKEVAVEGSWDNWKMKIPLQRSGKDFTIMKVLPSGVYQYRFIADGQWRYAPDLPWAQDDAGNAYNILDLQDYVPEDIESISSFEPPQSPESSYNSLQLVADDYSKEPPLAPPHLKTTLLDMPCPYNEILPPISRPQHVVLNHLYMQKERGGPSVVALGMTHRFLAKYVTVVLYKSLQR from the exons ATGGGGAATGTGAACGGGAGAGAAGATGAGGATGGTAACCCATCTGGggctgaagaagaagatgaagaagtcGGTGGCCGTCGGAGTAGTTTGCCGGATGGATTGTCTGTGCCGCCCGATGCCCATCTTGGCTATCATGCCGGTGATCCACCTGCAGAGTTGATGGGTCATTCTCCTCCTCAGAGCCCTCGTGCTATTCCATCTCCATTGATGTTTACTCCTCAA GTACCAGTCGTTCCACTGCCAAGACCTGATGAAGTGCATAGCTCAAGCCAATCTTGGATGCATAACAGTTCATGGTTTGATGAAGTTGGCAGTGAACAAGGAATCCCAACGATGATTACTTGGAGCCATGGAGGCAAGGAAGTAGCTGTTGAGGGATCTTGGGACAACTGGAAAATGAA AATACCCTTGCAGAGATCTGGGAAGGACTTCACGATTATGAAGGTATTGCCTTCTGGTGTTTACCAGTATAGGTTTATTGCTGATGGACAATGGAGATATGCTCCTGACTTGCCTTGGGCCCAAGATGATGCAGGCAATGCTTACAATATTTTGGACTTGCAG GACTATGTCCCAGAAGACATCGAAAGCATTTCCAGCTTTGAACCTCCTCAGTCCCCAGAGTCAAGTTACAACAGTTTGCAGCTTGTAGCTGATGATTATTCAAAGGAGCCACCATTGGCTCCTCCACACTTGAAAACCACACTGCTTGACATGCCTTGCCCGTACAATGAGATTTTACCTCCTATATCAAGACCTCAACATGTAGTGCTGAATCATCTTTACATGCAGAAGGAAAGGGGCGGCCCTTCTGTTGTCGCACTTGGGATGACTCACCGGTTCCTTGCGAAGTACGTAACCGTCGTGCTCTATAAATCCTTGCAGAGATAA
- the LOC101208608 gene encoding heavy metal-associated isoprenylated plant protein 7: protein MGEEIKKNDDGGDQKKEETKQQEKKEPTESATPPPPPTTEDEQKKQENKKNEEEPPQDIVLKVDMHCEACARKVARALKGFQGVENVTTDSRAGKVVVKGKGADPKKVCERLQKKSGRKVELISPLPKPPEEQPKEEDKQPKEEKKEEVPPPPAVVTVVLNVQMHCEACAQVLRKRIRKFKGVESVETDLANNQVIVKGVMDPARLVDHVSKRSRRPASIVVKEEEKKEGEKKEEEKPAGEEKAEEKKETQEEEKEEDDKKFDIKRLEYYWPSTKSYTEYYAYVPERLFSDENPNACSIM from the exons ATGGGTGAA gaaatcaagaaaaatgatgatggTGGAGatcaaaagaaggaagaaaccAAACAACAGGAGAAAAAGGAACCAACTGAATCAGCaacaccaccaccaccaccaacaACAGAAgatgaacaaaagaaacaagagaataagaaaaatgaagaagaaccACCCCAAGATATTGTTCTCAAAGTTGATATGCATTGTGAAGCTTGTGCTAGAAAAGTTGCCCGAGCCTTGAAAGGCTTTCAAG GAGTGGAGAATGTGACTACTGATAGCAGAGCAGGGAAGGTTGTGGTGAAAGGGAAAGGAGCTGACCCTAAAAAAGTTTGTGAGAGATTACAGAAGAAAAGTGGGAGAAAAGTTGAGCTAATTTCACCATTGCCTAAACCTCCTGAAGAACAAcctaaagaagaagataaacagccaaaggaagagaaaaaggaagag GTTCCTCCACCTCCAGCGGTGGTAACAGTGGTATTGAATGTTCAGATGCACTGCGAGGCTTGTGCTCAAGTTTTGAGGAAGAGAATAAGGAAGTTCAAAG GTGTAGAGTCAGTGGAAACAGACTTGGCCAACAATCAGGTCATTGTAAAAGGTGTTATGGATCCGGCGAGGTTAGTCGATCATGTATCGAAGAGAAGCAGAAGGCCAGCTTCCATAGTAGTaaaggaggaagaaaagaaggaaggggagaagaaggaagaggaaaaaccAGCAGGTGAAGAGAAAgcagaagagaagaaagaaactcaggaagaagaaaaggaagaagatgataagAAGTTCGATATCAAAAGGCTTGAATATTATTGGCCATCAACCAAATCTTACACCGAGTATTATGCCTATGTCCCAGAAAGACTTTTCAGTGATGAGAATCCAAATGCTTGTTCGATAATGTAG